The following coding sequences lie in one Deltaproteobacteria bacterium genomic window:
- a CDS encoding ATP synthase F0 subunit C: MTNNNARIAKLVAFATAFLAPAIAAAAPAAAGAAAQSSGPNDGIYAIAMGFGMGIAALGCGMGQGKAAGAALEGICRNPNSADKVFTPMLLGLAFIESLVIFTFVIAFMIFGRFGF, encoded by the coding sequence ATGACCAACAACAACGCCCGCATCGCCAAGCTCGTCGCCTTCGCCACCGCTTTCCTCGCGCCCGCCATCGCGGCCGCTGCCCCGGCTGCCGCCGGTGCCGCCGCCCAGTCGAGCGGCCCCAACGACGGCATCTACGCCATCGCCATGGGCTTCGGCATGGGCATCGCCGCGCTCGGCTGCGGCATGGGCCAGGGCAAGGCCGCTGGCGCCGCGCTCGAGGGCATCTGCCGCAACCCCAACAGCGCCGACAAGGTCTTCACCCCGATGCTGTTGGGTCTGGCCTTCATCGAGTCGCTCGTGATCTTCACGTTCGTCATCGCCTTCATGATCTTCGGCCGCTTCGGCTTCTAG
- a CDS encoding trypsin-like peptidase domain-containing protein: MAATRSSRVRLRWFTLSLKLVALGVGGAITTLAIAAVLGALTEQLWLALSIAAVVAIVLPLVLADRLLPRSGASRPGLVSDVMASVWMIAAAVVIAIAPSRLQARLGAQAQALDDRGWHRPAWALRWIGELPTPVPVAAEPEAPSVVASAPVAAPAATPAAGAEFTPAPDAGARSALEPAALFERWAPSVVTIHVRSSEGEGMGTGFVIDARGTVATNHHVIDGASAIDVKLFDGTRIEKVELLDADPEDDLALIRVSTDHALVPVVLGESEKVVVGEAVVVIGNPIGLEHTLTDGLVSARRLYSGRKFIQMSAPVSPGNSGGPVFNRYGDVVGVTVAKLWGENLNLAVPIDQLKPMIKSEYPRARALGESRW, from the coding sequence GTGGCAGCGACACGGTCTTCGCGGGTGCGGCTGCGATGGTTCACGTTGTCGTTGAAGCTGGTGGCACTGGGCGTCGGCGGTGCGATCACGACGCTCGCGATCGCGGCCGTGCTGGGTGCGTTGACCGAGCAGCTGTGGCTCGCGCTGTCGATCGCAGCCGTCGTCGCGATCGTGCTGCCGCTGGTGCTCGCCGACCGCCTGCTGCCGCGCTCGGGTGCGTCGCGGCCGGGCCTGGTGAGCGACGTGATGGCGAGCGTGTGGATGATCGCGGCCGCGGTGGTCATCGCGATCGCACCGTCGCGGCTGCAGGCACGCTTGGGCGCGCAGGCGCAGGCGCTCGACGATCGCGGCTGGCACCGTCCCGCCTGGGCGCTGCGGTGGATCGGCGAGCTGCCCACGCCGGTGCCCGTCGCGGCGGAGCCCGAGGCGCCGAGCGTCGTCGCGAGTGCGCCGGTCGCCGCGCCCGCGGCCACGCCCGCTGCCGGCGCAGAGTTCACGCCCGCGCCCGACGCGGGGGCCCGCAGCGCGCTCGAGCCCGCCGCGTTGTTCGAGCGCTGGGCCCCCTCGGTCGTCACGATCCACGTGCGCTCGAGCGAAGGCGAAGGCATGGGCACCGGCTTCGTGATCGATGCCCGCGGCACCGTCGCGACCAACCACCACGTCATCGACGGCGCGAGCGCGATCGACGTGAAGTTGTTCGACGGCACCCGCATCGAGAAGGTCGAGCTGCTCGACGCCGACCCCGAGGACGACCTCGCGCTCATCCGCGTGAGCACCGATCACGCGCTGGTACCGGTCGTGCTCGGCGAGTCCGAGAAGGTCGTGGTCGGCGAGGCCGTCGTGGTGATCGGCAACCCCATCGGCCTCGAGCACACCCTCACCGACGGCTTGGTGTCGGCGCGGCGGCTGTACTCGGGCCGCAAGTTCATCCAGATGTCGGCCCCGGTCTCGCCCGGCAACTCCGGCGGCCCCGTCTTCAACCGCTACGGCGACGTGGTCGGGGTGACGGTCGCCAAGCTGTGGGGCGAGAACCTCAACCTCGCGGTGCCCATCGATCAGCTCAAGCCGATGATCAAGTCGGAGTATCCCCGCGCCCGGGCCCTGGGCGAGTCGAGGTGGTGA
- a CDS encoding CoA-binding protein, with product MVDEKLQAEIQGFLSGKRIAIVGLSTQPADFSCAILDKLEVAGFAVYGVNPRLDQDVEKRRYRDLRSIPGPRVDGVFITAPPEAALGIVQECAALGIDRVWMHQGFGHGSRSSEATAFCKEHGIHVIDRGCPMMFVEPVDVFHRTMRWCKGLRPVAPQSSSPQHE from the coding sequence ATGGTCGACGAGAAACTCCAGGCCGAGATCCAGGGCTTCCTCTCCGGCAAGCGCATCGCGATCGTGGGGCTCTCCACGCAGCCGGCGGATTTCAGCTGCGCCATCCTCGACAAGCTCGAGGTCGCGGGCTTCGCAGTCTACGGCGTCAACCCACGACTCGACCAGGACGTCGAGAAGCGGCGCTACCGAGATCTGCGCTCGATCCCCGGCCCGCGTGTGGACGGCGTGTTCATCACGGCGCCCCCAGAGGCTGCGCTCGGCATCGTGCAGGAGTGCGCGGCACTGGGCATCGATCGCGTGTGGATGCACCAGGGCTTCGGGCACGGGAGCCGCTCGTCCGAGGCGACGGCGTTCTGCAAGGAGCACGGCATCCACGTCATCGACCGGGGCTGCCCGATGATGTTCGTCGAGCCCGTCGACGTCTTCCACCGCACGATGCGGTGGTGCAAGGGACTGCGCCCGGTGGCGCCGCAGTCGTCGTCACCGCAGCACGAATGA
- a CDS encoding SDR family oxidoreductase — protein sequence MELAGRVAIVTGASSGIGLAVAKTLVAAGCKVAMVARGAARLEAACAELGELAQPFALDVGDLGALAKLPQEVVTRMGSLDILVNNAGLHHRGDMLRHGHEKLAQMFIVNLVAPVVLTRVAADVMPRGAVVVNVASLAGKLGVPGSAVYSGTKAGLRMWALAAAEDLERRGIRIANVNPGPVDSGFFDDDFENVSALTFSQPMVTCEQVTARVMEAIHADATGLDLDIPYVSGKLATISYLMPGLGRALRPMLERKGAKAKAAYAARKRGG from the coding sequence ATGGAACTCGCGGGTCGCGTCGCCATCGTCACCGGAGCTTCGTCGGGCATCGGCCTCGCGGTCGCGAAGACACTGGTCGCCGCCGGCTGCAAGGTCGCGATGGTGGCCCGCGGCGCCGCGCGGCTCGAAGCCGCGTGCGCCGAGCTCGGTGAGCTCGCACAGCCGTTCGCGCTCGACGTCGGTGATCTCGGTGCGCTCGCCAAGCTGCCGCAGGAGGTGGTGACGCGCATGGGCAGCCTCGACATCCTCGTCAACAACGCGGGCCTGCACCACCGCGGCGACATGCTGCGCCACGGCCACGAGAAGCTCGCGCAGATGTTCATCGTCAACCTGGTCGCGCCAGTGGTGCTGACGCGCGTCGCCGCCGACGTCATGCCGCGCGGCGCGGTGGTCGTCAACGTCGCGAGCCTCGCGGGCAAGCTCGGCGTGCCCGGCTCGGCGGTGTACTCGGGTACCAAGGCGGGACTGCGCATGTGGGCGCTGGCGGCCGCCGAGGACCTCGAGCGCCGCGGCATCCGCATCGCCAACGTCAACCCAGGCCCGGTCGACAGCGGCTTCTTCGACGACGATTTCGAGAACGTCAGCGCACTGACCTTCTCGCAGCCGATGGTGACCTGCGAGCAGGTCACCGCACGCGTCATGGAGGCGATCCACGCCGACGCGACCGGCCTCGACCTCGACATCCCCTACGTCTCCGGCAAGCTCGCCACCATCAGCTACCTGATGCCGGGTCTGGGCCGCGCACTGCGACCGATGCTCGAGCGCAAGGGCGCGAAGGCGAAGGCCGCCTACGCCGCGCGCAAGCGCGGCGGTTGA
- the atpB gene encoding F0F1 ATP synthase subunit A, whose protein sequence is MGDHDTWYTLLPGWHDLEHMFEEGLRRDWRALMFQETNFTLIHVMAALIAAVLILVAALRYRASLADSTQGVVPSRRFTLGAMIDGFVGAVYKLAADVMGEHDAKKYLPLVGTLGLFIFCCNIQGLIPGLLPATDTLKTNLALSVLIFVVYNVAGVYRNGMHYLAHFLGPKIGGFPWLFPLFLVVEIASHLARPVSLSLRLMGNILADHKVVLAIGSLIALLLPVPFLLLGVMVAIVQTLIFTLLSIIYIGMAIEHAEEH, encoded by the coding sequence ATGGGCGATCACGACACTTGGTACACGCTTCTGCCTGGCTGGCATGACCTCGAGCACATGTTCGAGGAGGGCCTGCGCCGTGACTGGCGCGCGCTCATGTTCCAGGAGACCAACTTCACCCTGATCCACGTCATGGCGGCGCTGATCGCCGCCGTGCTGATCCTCGTGGCGGCGCTGCGATATCGCGCCAGCCTCGCGGACAGCACGCAGGGCGTGGTGCCGTCGCGGCGCTTCACGCTGGGCGCGATGATCGACGGCTTCGTCGGCGCGGTCTACAAGCTCGCCGCCGACGTGATGGGCGAGCACGACGCCAAGAAGTACCTGCCGCTGGTCGGCACGCTGGGCCTGTTCATCTTCTGCTGCAACATCCAGGGCCTGATCCCCGGGTTGCTGCCGGCGACCGACACGCTCAAGACCAACCTCGCACTGTCGGTGCTGATCTTCGTCGTCTACAACGTGGCCGGCGTCTATCGCAACGGCATGCACTACCTCGCGCACTTCCTCGGGCCCAAGATCGGCGGGTTCCCGTGGCTGTTCCCGCTGTTCCTGGTGGTCGAGATCGCCAGCCACCTGGCGCGCCCGGTGTCGCTGTCGCTGCGCCTCATGGGCAACATCCTCGCCGACCACAAGGTCGTGCTCGCGATCGGCTCGCTGATCGCGTTGCTGCTGCCGGTGCCGTTCCTCCTGCTCGGGGTCATGGTCGCGATCGTGCAGACCCTGATCTTCACGCTCCTCTCGATCATCTACATCGGCATGGCCATCGAGCACGCCGAAGAGCACTGA
- a CDS encoding helix-turn-helix transcriptional regulator: MFGVDDIVRVAAANIGSAIESLERSIASIAAEAACSRAYLHALLASRHAMRTDTLARIALAVERTPAQLLTARPALGVSDVAPPTCATPTAAERYERYPLERWVAIHFMRLRAGRSPLEIAADLGWHRSSLSALLNARRSIATDRLAALAATLGSTAAELVSDPRQLRYRRVPACRRTPSA; this comes from the coding sequence ATGTTCGGCGTCGATGACATCGTGCGTGTGGCCGCGGCAAACATCGGCAGCGCGATAGAGAGCTTGGAACGCTCCATCGCGAGCATTGCAGCAGAGGCGGCGTGTTCACGCGCATACCTGCATGCACTGCTAGCGTCGCGACACGCGATGCGAACCGATACGCTTGCCCGTATCGCCCTTGCCGTCGAAAGAACGCCGGCGCAGTTGCTCACGGCACGACCGGCGCTCGGTGTGTCCGATGTCGCCCCCCCTACATGTGCCACACCAACAGCTGCGGAGCGCTACGAGCGCTATCCCTTGGAACGCTGGGTTGCCATACACTTCATGCGACTCCGGGCTGGGCGCTCGCCGTTGGAAATCGCCGCAGACCTCGGCTGGCATCGCAGCTCGCTTTCTGCTCTCCTGAACGCCCGCCGATCGATCGCGACGGATCGCTTGGCGGCACTCGCGGCGACACTTGGAAGTACTGCTGCTGAGCTGGTCAGCGATCCGCGCCAATTGCGTTACAGGCGTGTCCCAGCATGCCGTCGAACTCCGAGTGCATGA
- a CDS encoding isopeptide-forming domain-containing fimbrial protein translates to MVRRLHVVAGLAALGTPLHAGARPIVSPDDPALTGALLTGFDDIADASPSAAAFVLGETLVTIEAAAPPPGDILQCNAPGDCDLTTYMTAPVTITFDPPVAAIGMTMWYSVGPFAMIVTGANATEVLDDVSLGWQHPDGSYAGAADLGAITSVQLTAQDYSTYWEDLRIVEGDGIAAGTDLSLSASGSASVAAAAPFEVALQARNLGPATATAVRIVALLPADVSLDTSAPTATVDGLQASFAMGDLATGAGADVSMQLTSPATMTCDDRLRTIAVLHHAAGDAAPGDNVAAIDSAFDRSSAPSHEDCSSPGDDDCDGLVNCVDDDCSGSPACPRPLPPEDLGQQPFPPNLPWVDVPEDPLEQLRQFSDPWDIPVMHNECEVSDNHGATVLRPAMCCGPAPSIASERPSYAQWLNACTPIDPNFKSAIPATNALGFGTTAAGETIEYTVTFENIGGVDALDVVVLDVLSPELDDTSLLVDDGGRYDPQTRTLTWIDPVLPPHEPHTVHYSVAVRDDAPLGTRVHNTATIVFQDAVPPSRVDTPPLVHVIPDPTRRVRADLRIAACEPTADGHWAVSLVNAGLAPAYDASARIVAAPDAFVVVDDRCAFAHPDDPNPSALAFVAPWSSTAAIDDVVFTAPADLDDPCAELTWEITYVELDGSEFTVQSRLEPAGAGSSDDGGSGEGSGGAATGDTDGCACRVDDRHDAQRTGGRWAMLVLLVTLAPRARRRLRRPSWIAS, encoded by the coding sequence ATGGTTCGTCGTCTGCACGTCGTCGCTGGCCTCGCCGCCCTGGGCACACCGCTGCACGCGGGCGCACGCCCGATCGTCTCGCCCGACGATCCCGCGCTCACCGGCGCGCTGCTGACCGGCTTCGACGACATCGCGGACGCCTCACCGAGCGCGGCGGCGTTCGTGCTCGGCGAGACGTTGGTGACGATCGAGGCCGCCGCGCCACCGCCGGGCGACATCCTGCAGTGCAACGCGCCCGGCGACTGCGATCTGACGACGTACATGACGGCGCCGGTGACGATCACGTTCGACCCACCGGTGGCGGCGATCGGCATGACGATGTGGTACTCGGTCGGGCCGTTCGCGATGATCGTGACCGGCGCGAACGCGACCGAGGTGCTCGACGACGTCTCGCTGGGTTGGCAGCACCCCGACGGCTCGTATGCAGGCGCCGCGGACCTCGGCGCGATCACGTCGGTACAGCTGACCGCGCAGGACTACTCGACCTACTGGGAGGACCTGCGGATCGTGGAGGGCGACGGCATCGCGGCGGGCACCGATCTGTCGCTGTCGGCGAGCGGTTCGGCGAGCGTTGCAGCCGCGGCCCCCTTCGAGGTCGCGCTGCAGGCCCGCAACCTCGGGCCCGCGACTGCCACCGCCGTCCGGATCGTCGCGCTGCTGCCGGCCGACGTCTCGCTCGACACGAGCGCGCCCACGGCCACCGTCGACGGGCTGCAGGCGAGCTTCGCGATGGGGGACCTCGCGACCGGCGCGGGCGCCGACGTGTCGATGCAGCTGACGTCACCGGCCACGATGACCTGCGACGACCGACTCCGCACGATCGCGGTGCTGCACCACGCCGCCGGCGATGCTGCACCGGGCGACAACGTCGCCGCGATCGACAGCGCCTTCGACCGCAGCAGCGCACCGTCGCACGAGGACTGCAGCAGCCCCGGCGACGACGATTGCGACGGCCTGGTGAACTGCGTCGACGACGACTGCAGCGGCAGCCCGGCGTGCCCCCGGCCGCTCCCACCCGAAGACCTCGGACAGCAGCCGTTTCCGCCGAACCTGCCGTGGGTCGACGTGCCCGAGGACCCGCTCGAGCAGCTGCGACAGTTCTCCGACCCGTGGGACATCCCGGTCATGCACAATGAGTGCGAGGTCAGCGACAACCACGGCGCCACGGTGCTGCGGCCTGCGATGTGCTGTGGCCCGGCGCCCAGCATCGCGTCCGAGCGCCCCTCGTATGCCCAGTGGCTGAACGCGTGCACGCCGATCGATCCCAATTTCAAGTCGGCGATCCCGGCCACCAACGCGCTCGGCTTCGGCACCACCGCGGCTGGCGAGACCATCGAGTACACCGTGACGTTCGAGAACATCGGAGGCGTCGACGCGCTCGACGTCGTCGTGCTCGACGTGCTCTCGCCCGAGCTCGACGACACCAGCCTGCTCGTCGACGACGGCGGCCGCTACGACCCACAGACCCGCACGCTCACCTGGATCGACCCGGTGCTGCCGCCGCACGAGCCCCACACGGTGCACTACAGCGTCGCGGTCCGCGACGACGCGCCGCTGGGCACCCGCGTGCACAACACCGCGACCATCGTCTTCCAGGACGCGGTGCCGCCGTCACGCGTCGACACGCCGCCGCTCGTGCACGTGATCCCCGATCCCACGCGCCGCGTGCGGGCCGACCTGCGCATCGCCGCCTGCGAGCCGACCGCCGACGGCCACTGGGCCGTGAGCCTCGTCAACGCTGGCCTCGCGCCGGCCTACGACGCCTCCGCCCGCATCGTCGCGGCCCCCGACGCGTTCGTCGTCGTCGACGACCGCTGCGCCTTCGCCCACCCCGACGATCCCAACCCCTCGGCGCTCGCGTTCGTGGCACCGTGGTCGAGCACCGCGGCGATCGACGACGTCGTCTTCACCGCGCCCGCCGACCTCGACGATCCCTGCGCTGAACTCACCTGGGAGATCACCTACGTCGAGCTCGACGGCAGCGAGTTCACGGTGCAGTCGCGACTCGAGCCGGCCGGCGCCGGCAGCAGCGACGACGGCGGCTCCGGCGAGGGCTCCGGCGGCGCGGCGACGGGCGACACCGACGGCTGCGCATGCCGGGTCGACGACCGGCACGACGCGCAGCGCACCGGTGGGCGCTGGGCGATGCTGGTTCTGCTCGTCACCCTCGCCCCACGCGCGCGCCGGCGACTGCGGCGGCCGAGCTGGATCGCGAGCTGA
- a CDS encoding ATP synthase subunit I: MTLDVDALLRRIGTWTLTLTAIWAAGMGLWLGFPMALGVVLGASIGYANMYFAARTLRTIVANPRDHRPPAGKTWSLPAGLLLKWPLILLALAAVLWYMPARPEGVALGVAISLAAASLAALQRSKPSGSPPS; this comes from the coding sequence GTGACGCTCGACGTGGACGCCCTGCTCCGCCGCATCGGCACGTGGACGCTCACGCTGACGGCGATCTGGGCCGCGGGCATGGGCCTGTGGCTGGGCTTCCCGATGGCCCTGGGCGTGGTGCTCGGCGCGAGCATCGGCTACGCGAACATGTACTTCGCGGCGCGAACGCTGCGAACGATCGTCGCAAACCCCCGAGATCATCGCCCACCCGCAGGAAAGACGTGGTCGTTACCCGCGGGATTGTTGCTGAAATGGCCCCTGATCCTGCTTGCGCTGGCCGCAGTCCTTTGGTACATGCCGGCCCGTCCGGAGGGGGTTGCCCTCGGCGTGGCGATCTCCCTGGCTGCAGCTTCGCTCGCAGCGCTCCAACGATCCAAGCCGTCGGGATCGCCCCCCTCCTGA
- a CDS encoding peptidase U62 yields the protein MTRRALPFLVFAAPLLALSLSCQRHGTNPPERGGRGGGRAMQLQVVRPKAPTGDPSPVLEILERELQQNLTQLTGDGVEQSAYFLAYDLVAQEQLWIAAEDGALVRDEQDSDRTIDVDVRVGSRKLDNSHSRDGDYGPGNGLGSGLSVSLDDDELSLAQGLWLATEAQYHNAVSALREVESDEELRSDDDQHPDFSVEKPTRIVQPEREFDFAAAAEKLRPLAVEVSQVLGADPRVLSSSVSVTATLENHYFVNTEGTRVQSGRVLLRILLQAGTQAEDGMRLGLTETFEAHTLAQLPTREKLVAAAEKLRGNLIALQTAPIADPYTGPAVLEGRAAGVFFHEIFGHRLEGHRQKDDAEGQTFTDQLGKSVLPKFLDVVDDPTIAMLGEQPLSGHYYVDDEGVPAQRTAIVERGKLKTFLLGRSPVRPFMKSNGHGRREPGYQVVARQGNLVVSSRKALSRKQLRAALLEEVERQDKPYGLWFTDISGGYTLTDRSGPQAFKVEPLLVYRVFADGRPDELVRGVEMVGTPLQAFETILATDDQPGIFNGVCGAESGWVPVSAVSPSLLLRNLEIERGVHDRDKPPLLEPPGTSDDGARKKGSVTR from the coding sequence GTGACGCGTCGCGCCCTCCCCTTCCTCGTCTTCGCTGCGCCGCTGCTGGCGCTGTCGCTCAGCTGCCAGCGTCACGGCACCAACCCGCCCGAGCGTGGGGGTCGTGGGGGTGGACGCGCGATGCAGCTGCAGGTCGTGCGCCCCAAGGCACCGACCGGAGATCCCTCGCCCGTGCTCGAGATCCTCGAGCGCGAGCTCCAGCAGAACCTCACCCAGCTGACCGGCGACGGCGTCGAGCAGTCGGCGTACTTCCTCGCCTACGATCTCGTCGCGCAGGAGCAGCTGTGGATCGCCGCCGAGGATGGCGCGCTGGTCCGCGACGAGCAGGACAGCGATCGCACGATCGATGTCGACGTCCGCGTCGGCTCGCGCAAGCTCGACAACAGCCACAGCCGCGACGGCGACTATGGCCCGGGCAACGGGCTCGGCTCGGGGCTGTCGGTGAGCCTCGACGACGACGAGCTCTCGCTGGCGCAGGGCCTGTGGCTGGCCACCGAGGCGCAGTACCACAACGCGGTCTCGGCCCTGCGCGAGGTCGAGAGCGACGAGGAGCTGCGCAGCGATGACGACCAGCACCCCGACTTCTCGGTCGAGAAGCCGACCCGCATCGTGCAGCCGGAGCGCGAGTTCGATTTCGCCGCGGCGGCCGAGAAGCTGCGGCCGCTGGCGGTCGAGGTCTCGCAGGTGCTCGGCGCCGACCCGCGGGTGCTGAGCAGCAGCGTGTCGGTCACGGCGACGCTCGAGAACCACTACTTCGTGAACACCGAGGGCACGCGCGTGCAGAGCGGTCGCGTGCTGCTGCGCATCCTGCTGCAGGCCGGCACCCAGGCCGAGGACGGCATGCGGCTCGGGCTCACCGAGACCTTCGAGGCCCACACGCTCGCGCAGCTGCCGACCCGCGAGAAGCTGGTCGCCGCGGCCGAGAAGCTGCGCGGCAACCTCATCGCGCTGCAGACCGCACCGATCGCCGATCCGTACACCGGGCCTGCGGTGCTCGAGGGTCGCGCCGCCGGCGTGTTCTTCCACGAGATCTTCGGCCACCGCCTCGAGGGCCATCGCCAGAAGGATGACGCCGAGGGCCAGACCTTCACCGATCAGCTCGGCAAGTCGGTGCTGCCGAAGTTCCTCGACGTGGTCGACGACCCGACCATCGCGATGCTCGGCGAGCAGCCGCTCTCGGGCCACTACTACGTCGACGACGAGGGCGTGCCGGCGCAGCGCACCGCGATCGTCGAGCGCGGCAAGCTGAAGACCTTCTTGCTGGGGCGCTCGCCGGTGCGGCCGTTCATGAAGAGCAACGGCCACGGCCGGCGCGAGCCGGGCTATCAGGTGGTCGCGCGGCAGGGCAACCTGGTGGTCAGCTCGCGCAAGGCGCTGTCGCGCAAGCAGCTGCGGGCCGCGCTGCTCGAAGAGGTCGAGCGGCAGGACAAGCCCTACGGGCTGTGGTTCACCGACATCTCCGGCGGCTACACGCTCACCGATCGCAGCGGCCCGCAGGCCTTCAAGGTCGAGCCGCTGCTGGTCTATCGCGTGTTCGCCGATGGTCGCCCCGACGAGCTGGTGCGCGGCGTCGAGATGGTCGGCACGCCGCTGCAGGCGTTCGAGACCATCCTCGCCACCGACGATCAGCCCGGCATCTTCAACGGCGTGTGCGGGGCCGAGTCGGGCTGGGTGCCGGTCTCGGCGGTGAGCCCGTCGCTGTTGCTGCGCAACCTCGAGATCGAACGCGGCGTGCACGATCGCGACAAGCCACCGTTGCTCGAGCCACCCGGGACCAGCGACGACGGTGCGCGCAAGAAGGGCAGCGTGACGCGATGA